A stretch of DNA from Anopheles ziemanni chromosome 3, idAnoZiCoDA_A2_x.2, whole genome shotgun sequence:
CAGCTACGCAGTCACAGAAGACCCAGAGGGggtagagagaaagagagagtttGTATAAACTACTGGAATACCGGTTGCCAGGAACTTATTTCGCGAACGTCCAACAACAATTGAAACCCACGAACATCGGTCGCATCTTTTTCTGGGTTGCTGGAAAAGGTGAATGAATGCAAATGCAAGTTCATAAAAGGTGAAAGATGTTTAACAATTTactaatggcacttgaagttGATTTTATGGTTTATTATATTGTTCGTTGGTGATTGCATCTCCAACTGTTAAACGCATTTTGTTAATAGATTTTCCTGCACATGAACTTGCCATGTCTCTGGCATTACTTTAAAACGTACCAcgttcaaatttatttcccgATTAAATATTTACAGAAAACCCCGTTCAGCTTGGTTAATTGTGTGTTGAATGGTTGAAggaagatcaattcaacaattCAAAATCCACGTCGTTTTAGAATGCATCCCGAACGTCTTGATAAAGAAGGTGCATATTATAAACTTCATAAATTAATTAGTTTTCACACATGGTTTGGAGACAATATGtttcacatacatacacatacaaCCCATTTGAAGCCAACCTAATACCGGTACGTTGTTGCACAGTAGCATCGGGATTCGACCTTGGTGCTGGCAATAGCAAGCAGCAGAGCAGCACCGAGACTCAAAACTGGCAGCTTCGCGAGCTTTGTCTGGGAAAAGTGCATCGCATCTAATGTCAAGAGCGAACCGTGGAAGAAACCGTGGTGATGGAATTAATTCGCCACGGTTTGGTGCGTGCAGGGCAGGCAGCAGCAAGTACGGTGGTATCCATTACTTCCAGCTGACGGTCGGATGTGCATTATCAATTAAGAGACCAAATGCGTTTTAAgctcgaacgaacgaacaaacgaatGCATCGCCGACGAGAGCAAAATGCGgtgaataaaaatgataaaactcTTGCATGAAAGATAGCCACCGCTAATCCTTCGCCGGGGCatggggtttttttatttctccattTCGCTGTCCATCAGGGAACAAATCTTGCCGAATCATCGTCGCTTATCAGGCCCAAAAATTGTATGCTAAAAAGATAAGCGAACGCACGACCAAAAACTGGGGAGATGTTTCTCCTACGATGTAATCCATCGAAATGGAAGACGTCCCATTTGCGAAATCTGCCCCTATAACGCCAATATAGCATCACTGTCCTCAATTTATCCCCAACACCATCACCGGGTAGGGGTGAGCGATAGCGAGCTCGGCTCAAGAACCATATTATGAAACAAGGCCATGGTCAAGTGTAATAGCTTGGCAAAGGTGGCTCGCTGGCTGGCAGCATTAAGTAACCTACTACTACGAATCTACTTGAATCAATCGACACAGAAACAACGGTCGTCCGACACACGCCGCACCTATCTCCAATAATTACGTGAGCGTTAAGGGAGCGCGGGCGTACGTCTGTGCACTTCTCTCGCATTAATGCAAGTAGCAAATGCACATTCCCTTGCCTGCAGCTTCTGCATTCTGGTGGGGTGGTTTCAATTGTGTATACGCATGTTTCTTCCCGCACGTCGTCGAGTCGTGTGCCCATCAAATGTTGAACACTTATCGTCGACCTCTATTGGTGGTCAATTTTAGCAGATACTCGTTCTCCGATCGGACATTTGAACAGTGTTTGATGTGCCCTTCTTTCCCGTCGTCCCAGTTAATCGACATCACGTGAGAGCAAATACTGTTTGCCCTCCTTCTTTTCAGGGCCCTTTTTGAATCGAACCGTTTCTTTTCTCCGCCTCAGATGGGTTAGATGCCACTTTGTTACATTCGTTTAGCATCGGGAACACGCTGAAGGTCGGTAACGTAAATGAGAATGTTTGTCAATTGATTTGATGATCGACAATTACAAAGCCGTCACAGGCCACCGTCGGCTCCGATGATCGAGATGCTTCAtcttgaggaaaaaaaaacattctaccACTTCCCCCGGCGTTTCGTACCGTGCCTTCTATGTGGCGGGTTTATAGCATGAATCATCTGCGACTGGCGACAACTTACCATGTAGATGATGAACGGGAGGAACAACAGAAACAACCAAATGTACAGATGGACGGCATTGCAGAAGACATTCTGATGCACGTCGTAGTACCAGCCACCGGTCAGGCTGGCGAGCACTCCCTGGCGCAGGATTTCCAACGTTTGCGAACCCATTGCTGCTCGTTCATTGCATACTGCTGCTCGGCGGCCACCGTTTGCTGCCGTGCCGTGGCCGCACCGTATCCGTCCCTGCTGCCGACCAGTGTTGTGTTACCATTCGTGTTAGTGTGCTACCATGCCAGCCACACGGCGCGACGGTCAACGTAGCTGTTTTGCAGCTCAGAACCGGATCGCGTTCGATTGACGTAGTCGCTCCGGATTTTCACaacgttgctgctgctttggATTTGAAACGTGGGCTACTTTGGTATTTCCTCTGACCATTCGTTTTGTCagatcgaaaacaacaaactcttttttttctcgctggTGCCAACACACGCGCACGCATTCGCTCGTACGACCTCGACGCACTATTTATTTTTGCGACCCAAACACTGCCTCACACTTCACTCCACGAACCTCACAGCCAAAAGGCCTCGAAGGAGCGTGATGGCGTGTTGCCTCTTTCTTCTACCGCGGAACTAATCAACTTTCTTTCAATCGCACTCCACTTCCTGCTTACTGCTGGCTCACTCGGCATGCTTTAGCGCCGTAGTACCGCGCGCACTTCACCATCCGACCATTTATCCGAATGTTTTCGTACGTGCCCGCAAGGAAAAGATTCCGTGCACATCCACACGGCCTTCCCAAAACCGGACCTGCGTTCGACTTGAGATCTGCGATTTTCCTACCACCGCACGATGCACTTTCTCAAAAAACGTTGGCCGACCCCCAACCGAGAAGAATTCACTTGCTGGAGGAGAACGATCGCACCAGCGACGGTACGACGAACGGTGCTGTAACGCGCTGTTTTGTGCCCCCGGATTGAGACTGCTTTTCTTCTAGCCCGTATCGGGACGATTGCTGCTTGCTTTTACGACACCTTTTCCACAGGCGGACACTATTCCGATAGGGCAGACTACGCGGAACCGTCTCGGAGCGATATGCTAACTAAAATTAGATGACTAATATTCGCAGCATTACAAACTATTTCGCACACGGACTCGCTGAAACTCGAGGCTTGCTTTactcctttcttttctttgactGTTTCTTCAAGACTTTTCTTTCCGTCTTCTCGCCCCCCACCGCACTCTTTTCCGCATCAAAGTCCGCTGACAGCTGCTTTTTGACAGCGGCGGACTGTCAAAACCCCCCCAAGGTGCAGATATACGACCGCTTGTGTATACCTTGGGCTGGAAAGGTAAACAAGCACCCCGCGCTGCACACCGCAAATAATCGCACATCATCGCACGAAACTTATCAGTCGTTTTTTAAAGCGGCTCGTCGCTGTGAATTTTTCGTGATACTCACGATCGGCAGTGACCTCGCTCAGTGTTATATCCGTAGTTTCTTATTAGgtaagtttaattttatgaaaGTTTTGCTAGTTTTTGAAGGCAAAACATCAGATGTAAAGCGATTGTTTACAGCTGGGAGGGTAGCTGTTATCGTTCTTCCTCTTTTTTAAGGTGTCTTAAATTTTGGTTCCTGATGTACTGTACATGATAAGCCGTTTACCGAGGAATCTTTGTTTGACATTCGCCAGGAAAATTTTAAGAAGAAGGTAATACGCTACTTTGCGACGATTTAGTTTTACGCTATCTTACCAAACAAATATTCCGTTCACAGATACTCCCCATACTGCCGTTGACCTTGTGCCTTCCGAATTGTCTGGTGGCGGTGAACCGAAGCGAGAAAGTTAATTGGCTAGATTGATAGTGCAAGACGTAGCCTTCTCACTGCCCTCCAAAATGCCCTCGGACGTGAAGGAATTTTTACGCCAAGCAGCAATGCAAGTCGGCGCGGGCGGATCCGCTGGCTTCGTGGAGGTTTGCATTATGCATCCACTCGATTTGGTCAAAACGAGGCTGCAACTTCAAGCTAGTCCCGCTGCTGGTGCTTCCAAGTCTGCTGTAAAGTACCGCAATGAGAAAACGAATGAGATGATTCGTTATTTATTTCTCCATTCTTGATATTTCAGACATACTATAATGGTGTATTCGATTGCATCCGTAAGATGGCCAAAGCGGAGGGAGTCTTTTCGCTGTATAAAGGTATCTTACCTCCGGTGTTGGTTGAAACACCGAAACGAGCCGTTAAATTTTTAACCTTCGAACAGTACAAGCGATTCTTCATGTTCGGATCTGACAAAGCTACACCTCTGGTATGATAGATTACCGCATTGGGAAATATTCGACAACCACATCAAAACCATGTTTCGTTCTAGACTTTCTCCTTAGCTGGACTAGGAGCGGGTGTAACGGAAGCGATCCTTGTAAATCCCTTCGAAATGGTTAAGGTGACCTTGCAGGCTAACAAAAACAAGTAAGAATGAACATGCCGATGgcacgaaaataaaattaaagctttaaaacatattttatccattttcAGAATGGGACAGGTACCGACCACTTGGGCTGTTACCAGGCAGATCATCAACGAATCTGGCTTCGGTTTGAACGGGCTCAACCGTGGACTGACGGCTACCATCGGGCGAAACGGGGTGTTCAATATGATTTACTTTGGTTTCTATCACAGCGTCAAGGGCATTGTGCCCGAATATAAGGTACAGAAAATGGTTTGGTTTCATCAGATTGTACgttcaacatcatcatcgaaCTATGTGACGCATCTCTCGTCTAATGCTACATCACATCGAACAATTTGCCTCATATTCATCGTGTTTCATGTTTCGTCCGCTCTAACACAACAGCTGCCCTTAGAGTATGGTTAGGGAGAAATGGTAAGTGGTGGGTGATCTGTTATTTAATGTCAGTGATATTGTTTTCTGGTTgtgggtagtttttttttcttttgctccaTCCCGTACTTGTCGTATCTAACCAACATGATCTGCCACTTTCTTTGCTTGAATGATCCGCTGCTTCCATTCGTATATTGCTTGATTATATAACGCAAAATTATGGCTTTCGCCAATCGCTTCTTCGTTACTaatatttgttcatttcaaaatcattcccgatatTACTGTTTGTCCATCCAAACAATAGAAAAAGGTTAACTGCTGCATAACTAAGAACATTTAATATTGATTTAATCTGTATCAGGATCCCGTGCAAGAATTCCTGCGCAAAGTTGGTATTGGATTCGTGAGTGGAACCCTCGGATCGGTCGTGAACATTCCTTTCGATGTAGCAAAGTCTCGAATTCAGGTTTGTAGTGAACAGACTGatagttatgtttttttgctCCTAACCATCCCTACGTTGGTTGTTGTTTCCTAGGGTCCACAACCGGTACCCGGACAAGTGAAGTATCGTACCACATTTGGCTCGATCGCCATTGTCGCCCGGGAGGAAGGCTTTGCGGCGTTGTACAAAGGCCTCACTCCGAAGGTGATGCGTCTGGGTCCGGGCGGTGCAATCATGCTCGTCGTTTACGAGTATGTGTACGAATTTCTCGACGGGTACTTTAAGTAGTTGTATAACCGAGTAATGGGACATGCAATTAAAGGAGGAGTGCCACGAAGAGCATAAAACAACATACCGTTAGACTAACCCCAGCGGCGATCGTTTGGAAGTTCCTTGTTTGAACAAAACTCTTTGAAGATTTATCGTAAACGTGTTGCATTTAAATATTGAGTATTTCAGTCAGCTGTTTGCAGGGTTttatataaacatttttttgttaaacaaaCTATTCCAGAACAAATCTTTAGGCCATGATATAAGTATTATTTTGAGGTGTAATGTTACAAAATGGATACCTGTATAAATTGggtaatttgttgttttaaataaaaatgttttcttattcAAAGTTGAACTTCGAATCTTTTTTAAACATCATAATGCGATCTTAAGCAGCGAAATGAGTATAAATAAACGTGTTACTACTTACGCTGGTTGCAATAAAAAAGGTTGACTAAAACGTAACTaatcaatgtttttatttgtcttcATTTTGTACAATTATGCTAACATCACGTTCAAACACTTCTTCCACTTAATATTAATTAAGCTGCTGTTCATCACGGTACCCCGTAGTGAAAAAGAATTTCTTTCATGTGTAATGACTGATATTTACAAATGGTGTGAGGATGAGAATTTGTCAAAACTCCGTTCGCTACAAACGGATGCTGCGGAAGGCTTCCGCCTTAGGAAAGATATTTCGCTAAAGGAAAGGTCCAACTATTAGTACCGCTGTCCCCGATAGTTGCCGAATGTTTGCATCTGGTAGGTGGATGCAGCCGGTTCGGTGTCGTCGTGGTACGTGACCAGATCGTAGGGATTGTCGTGTAGCTTCACACGGCTGTGCGACTTGGCGATCGCCGGGGATGCCGCGGCCGTCGGATAGTACAGTCGGTTATCGTACAGTGGCTGGTTACTCGGGTAGCCCTGGCTCGGCTGGACCTGCTGCACCTGGAACGGGCTGGCTAGCGGGAATTGAGCCTGCGCCGGGAAGAACACGTTGTTGCCGAAGTATTGCTGCGCGGGGAATTGCGCCTGGAAACCGGCTGTCGGTGGCCACACCGCTGGTGCCTGATGGACGTAGTGCTGATAGCTCACCAATGGGATCGGTGTCGGTTGGAATCTTTCATCCCCGAAACCGTTTCGCACATCAATCCGCGTATCGGAGAGAGTATTTACCGCTGCCGGATCGATTGCTGGAGCTGCTTCGGTACTGGATGCGCCGTCCAATTCTTCCTGAGGTTGATCTTCGGCAGCTTCTGGTGCAGGGGAGCTTTGATCGAGCTGCTCGGGTTGAGAGGACGATGCCTCGGGAAGTACCGTCGTTGCTTCCGGAAGTTCCTCCGGGAGTTCGGTGGGAGCAATCGGTGCACTCTCGGGAGTAGTCATTGGAGGAGCCTCTGtagtcgtcgttgtcgtcgtggtcgtggtcGTGTCCTCCGGTTCCGGCTCCTGCGTTGTGCTAAACAGTGAAACTCTCGTCGGTTCGAGTGCGTCCGCTTCGAACGCTTCGCTGTAGGGATTCGAAGTTTTCCGATCCTCAATCCACGTGGGAAGATCATGCTGCAGCGTGGGCTCTCGGTGAGATGTTGGCGAAGGCTTCTGCTTACCCCCACTGAAACCAGAGAATTTGCCTGCCGATGCCTTCAGAATGCTGGTCAGGGGATTCGCGAACACATTGTCCTGCTTCGGTTCCACCTTCTTCGTACCCGCACTCGCACTGGGGCCACTTAGGCCaagaaattgaacaaaatggtTCACCAAAAACTGTACAGTTCTCCGGTTGCGCCGGAGGGCTCGCTCTTCGTCACGTCGATCGTCGCACAAACCACCAGGGACAAGGATGGCCAACGCGGCCAGGACATACAGCAGCACCACACACTTCATCGTAGAGCAGTTTTTCAAGGTAAGTTGCACAAAAATCTTCAAATTCACAATTGTCCCAAACACCCTCTGGCCATCTGAGGCGTTAGTTAACGCACCGCAAGCAGTGTTTCAATTTCACAGATCACCGTCCGATCCGGAGCACGGTCACAAGTAGACTGATTAAGCGACCTCCACCGGGCGTAGCTTATTAGAATGGTTCCTGCCGCCCAACGAGCCAACAGCTCCCCCATCTCGAGCTGACTGATTCATTTCACTGGTTAAGGccctctttttcatttttcttaatgTCCACCCTTCACTCCACCGTTTCAGGTTGTCCGGTTCGGCATCCCACCACCCAGAGGCGAACCATTACTCGGGCGACCTGGGCGACTTTTGGAGGTACTTTTATTGCTTGTGGTTGgcttttttgtttaccttttcgtCGGCAAAACGCAAAACCACGCTCGTAATGTATCATTAACCCAGCTGGTGGAGCATAGTACGCAGCAGGCACGGTCCCCATCGTCTGGTTAAGCGGTTCAAACAACCCCTTAAACCTCTTCAGCTTCAGGTGGTTAACCAATTTCATACAAAGTGAGCAGGTTAAATTTGTACCCGTTCAAGATATTCACCACGACCAGCATACCCTCTTCGCCATGGCGCAGGGCGGTCTTCTTGTGCACTGGCCCAGCATTAGAACATAATCCGGTCGAATCGCGCGCACGCGCGTAGGAACGAAGTCGAAAGTTGTCCTGGTCCGGACGAGTTCTACGTGCTCGCGCTGCTACTCCACCCCTAGCGGTGTACATTTTTCGAAGGACCGAAGGATTTactcccctcctccccccacccaTCCTCGCTTGACAGTCGAGGCGGTAAATTCGAAGCCAAAGGGAGGTGCAGAATAAAAACCTATGTACCGGCCGCATGAACCAGTTTTGGCCGCAAGAATCAGCGTCAGCGATCTTAAAATTCGTATCGATCGGGTTCGGTCGGAAAACCgaaaattgcaaaatatgCCGTACCTGTTTTGCGTGGCGACACTTTTGAATGGTTGTACGATTTTGAAACGATAGGCATCTGATCGGTTATTACTTTCGGATAACCGGATCTGGCCTTAAGAATCATTCCGAGTACTCGAGAATCGTATTTCTGCATTACTTTCACATTCCGTGATCGCTACttacaaaagttttttattAAGTGGctttattttatcaaaaatcttATCTCAATAATATGCAAACAACAATTACGATATTCCCTCCTATTTTTACAAATAGCCCGAATGAAGTCAAACGGAtgtagaaactatttttaaatatcactaacataaatgaaacaaaaaaacgaggTTATCTCCAAACATCTGCCCAACGCCTTACTACCTTTAACCTCATTCGGAGACATATAAATGAATATGATAATGAACTGGGCAAGTAATTATTATGGGTCAGCAAACACATAAAACCGGCTTTGGCTTTGGGATGATGTGTTCAAATGAGCTTTCTATTACGCAACGGTGGTAACGGATACAGTCCGAAGCTGTCGCCAGATTAGCTAAACTTTATTGCCTGCCTAACCTAGTACTTCAAGAAGCGCTTGTTTTTACAATGCATTTACCGGAATgtagtgtttgttgttttgctctgtatggaagaaatattttaatattgttttgaaatcattttACTCTGTCCATAGTTAATTGAATACTTCACACTCAAACTGCTAAATCATGTCGGCGCATTAGCTCCGTTTAAAACTTCTAACTTGCCGCGTCAtgctttttaatatttttttaacgttttAGTATAGCCTACattagaggtttttttttctttatttccagAACGAAGCAGATGGAAAGATTCCTAAACGCACGAAACGTTCTGTTGACCGAAAGGACTCGATCGTTCAGATAGTTCTAGTTATTCTTATGCTAACTAATTATGCCTTTGCCAAGCACGATTTAGCTTCGTGCGTCGAACGCCTTTGctgttggaaaaagaaaagtgaatgtAGGGCGTCGAGCAAAGTTTAATAGATCCGCGGGCACGATGGACCTTCGACTGCGAGTCCGGCTACTAGCTGGGAGGTGTTTTcggtgttatgttttttttgtttctttgctcCACTTGTATTCGCCACTGCATGAATCACACATGCATTTAAATTGCCATTTGCCAGGCCTCCAAAAAAGGTGGGAAACGGAGGAAGTGGGTAGATTAAGGAAACACATAAACTTGATCTGATTTAAAGCAACAATTTTGCTGCTGCAAAGAATAACACGCATTTACGAATTACAAAGTTATCTTTGAAATATCCTTGAAAAAGGGGAAACAGCCGAATTAAACGAATAAACACAGCCTATATGGTAACATATACCCGATTACTTTGCCGGCATCGGTACTTTTCGATCGACCCACCAAAGGCGCGATTCGAAGCCGGCACGAGACGTTAATCGAGCCTGTCAAATCGAGAGAGTGTGTGACTGATCCGCTGCAAGTGCATTGTACGACGGGGCGTCTACGGAGCACGGGGAGGCCGGTTTCAGCACGCGAATTCAGGGTTAACCGCCAGAGACACCCTCCCGATCGGTCGATGTCAAACCTGCTGCTCGCTGGATTGTTcgaaaatgtatatttttttacttctgcAAAACCAGGTTCATTTTTTAAGAACTAATTTCGGTAAATCCTGAACGAGGCTCGTGCACGCGTGTCCTTGGCTTTGCTGTACCATGCTTGATGGACAATTTAGACGTACCACCCGACATCTGGTGTCCCGCATGCCAGGACTACTTGAGTCGTATCCTGCACAAATTTTGGAGGGTTTGATTTTcatgggttttttgttttttgttttgaataatgTACCATTTACTTTCACAAAAAACCGGACCCGTTTAGTCTAGTCTAGATGGAACCGTTCAGAACGGTGAGACGGCGTCCTCCATCCTTCGATCGTGGCGCAAGGACTCCACTGCAGCGACCCTGGATGCACAAACCCACTCACCTAGTGTTTCGTTCGACTACGCTTGACAACCGCTTGTTTCCAAACTGCTTGCAGGGCTTGAAAAAAGGGGGTTCTACCCAAACCCATGTGAAAGTGAAAGCATCGAGTCGGGGTTTTTCGGGGCGACAGTTTCCTTTTCCCGCGAGCGATTGGGATTTGGACTCACCACTTCTTGGCGATATTGTTTATGTGCATTCTGACCGTGCGACCGGTGCACTCGAATGGTCTGTTCGTTCGTCCGAAGGACATAGAGCGGTGGTTGATGAATTTTGTTCTGAAGTTGGAACCCCAAGGTTTATCGGGAACGATTTCGTGAGACATAAATAAACTCGAACATTGGAAGCCGTTCTGTATTCTTGCTGGGAAATGAAGGATAATTAAGTGTTCGATGATAAATTTGCGTTATAAATATAGAACTCTTtggaattgaattaaaaccaTCTGGGGTGGGAATTCCTGCAGTACCATATTCTACGAGTTTGAGTACATACCCGTGGTGGTAGcgtaaacaacattttaagatttttcaaagaagCATAAAAGGTACATTATTTATTACTAGTGATTATATGCTGATAATGACCGATATGACTCATTAAGTCATTGAGTTCTGCTAAACATCTctcttcgtttccttttttataaaCCATAATTTTTAGTTtcgtaaaatgaaaatattctttgaatgtttatgtatTTCGctgtttcaattttgttcTTAACACCAGACTACATT
This window harbors:
- the LOC131287702 gene encoding mitochondrial 2-oxodicarboxylate carrier, producing the protein MPSDVKEFLRQAAMQVGAGGSAGFVEVCIMHPLDLVKTRLQLQASPAAGASKSATYYNGVFDCIRKMAKAEGVFSLYKGILPPVLVETPKRAVKFLTFEQYKRFFMFGSDKATPLTFSLAGLGAGVTEAILVNPFEMVKVTLQANKNKMGQVPTTWAVTRQIINESGFGLNGLNRGLTATIGRNGVFNMIYFGFYHSVKGIVPEYKDPVQEFLRKVGIGFVSGTLGSVVNIPFDVAKSRIQGPQPVPGQVKYRTTFGSIAIVAREEGFAALYKGLTPKVMRLGPGGAIMLVVYEYVYEFLDGYFK